From Glycine max cultivar Williams 82 chromosome 11, Glycine_max_v4.0, whole genome shotgun sequence, the proteins below share one genomic window:
- the CRK35 gene encoding cysteine-rich receptor-like protein kinase 2 isoform X2 has product MQLKLVALTLSIFWPWWSFEGAVGDPQLFFLTFECSTVSARDLSNLHQNRNASFAALRSQVSNQSKHFAAAQSTSGSDPVYATFQCRNYLSNTDCTTCFDAAAANIRNCSTGNTAHLVYDGCILRYLNSVFLDNSIIFSSHTFCGNQTADESTAFGTVGLQVLMDLQIATPKISGYFAATKTHVAGGAIYAFAQCAETLTPDTCLNCLSNQLSNIQGCLPNTNGRAIDPSGCFMRYSETPYFADNQTTDISLFLKQGPGGSMRKWVTIGGGLAGALLVVILLSLFFWYRRSQSPKRVPRAYTLGATELKAVTKYKYSDLKAATKNFSEKNKLGEGGFGAVYKGTMKNGKDVAVKKLLSGKSSKIDDEFESEVTLISNVHHKNLVRLLGCCSKGQERILVYEYMANNSLDKFLFGKRKGSLNWRQRYDIILGTARGLAYLHEEFHVSVIHRDIKSGNILLDEELQPKIADFGLAKLLPGDQSHLSTRFAGTLGYTAPEYALHGQLSEKADTYSYGIVVLEIISGRKSTNVNVVDDDIEDDYLLRQSWTLYESGKHLELVDKTLNPNKYDPEEVKKVIGIALLCTQASPAMRPAMSEVVVQLSSNDLLEHMRPSMPIFFESNLRAP; this is encoded by the exons ATGCAACTAAAGCTCGTAGCCTTAACCTTGTCGATATTTTGGCCATGGTGGAGCTTTGAGGGTGCTGTAGGAGACCCTCAACTCTTTTTCCTCACATTTGAATGCAGCACAGTCTCGGCACGCGACTTGTCCAACTTGCATCAAAATCGAAACGCAAGTTTCGCTGCCCTGAGATCGCAGGTTAGCAACCAAAGCAAGCACTTTGCCGCGGCTCAATCAACCAGTGGATCAGACCCTGTCTATGCAACGTTTCAATGCAGGAACTACCTTTCCAACACTGACTGCACCACCTGCTTTGACGCGGCTGCTGCCAATATCCGCAACTGCTCCACCGGAAATACTGCTCATCTTGTTTATGACGGCTGTATCCTCAG GTACTTGAACAGTGTGTTCTTGGACAACAGTATCATTTTTAGCAGCCACACATTTTGTGGAAATCAGACTGCAGATGAAAGCACTGCTTTTGGAACAGTTGGACTACAAGTGCTGATGGATCTACAAATAGCAACACCCAAAATTAGTGGCTACTTTGCAGCTACCAAGACACATGTAGCAGGCGGTGCAATCTATGCTTTTGCACAATGTGCTGAAACTCTCACACCCGACACTTGTTTGAATTGTTTGTCAAATCAACTGAGCAACATACAAGGTTGTCTTCCCAATACAAATGGTAGGGCAATTGACCCTTCTGGATGCTTTATGAGATACTCGGAGACACCCTACTTTGCTGATAACCAAACCACTGATATCAGTCTCTTCTTAAAACAAG GACCAGGAGGTTCAATGAGGAAGTGGGTCACTATTGGTGGTGGTCTTGCAGGTGCACTCCTTGTTGTGATCCttctatcattatttttttggtatagaAGATCTCAAAGTCCAAAGAGAGTTCCTAGAG CTTACACATTGGGAGCAACTGAGTTGAAAGCTGTAACAAAGTACAAGTATAGTGACTTGAAAGCTGCAACAAAAAATTTTAGTGAGAAAAATAAGCTAGGAGAAGGAGGCTTTGGTGCTGTATACAAG GGGACAATGAAAAATGGGAAAGATGTTGCAGTAAAAAAGTTACTTTCAGGAAAATCCAGCAAGATCGATGATGAATTTGAGAGTGAAGTAACGCTTATAAGTaatgttcatcacaaaaatcTGGTTCGACTTCTTGGTTGTTGTAGTAAAGGCCAAGAAAGAATTCTTGTTTACGAATACATGGCAAACAACAGCCTTGACAAATTCTTATTTG GTAAAAGAAAAGGTTCACTCAACTGGAGACAACGGTATGATATAATTTTGGGCACGGCTAGGGGATTGGCCTATCTACATGAGGAATTTCATGTTTCTGTCATACATAGAGATATCAAGAGTGGAAATATTCTCTTGGATGAAGAACTTCAGCCTAAAATTGCTGATTTTGGATTGGCGAAGCTGCTTCCAGGGGACCAATCTCATCTTAGCACAAGATTTGCTGGGACATT GGGATACACAGCACCTGAGTATGCACTCCATGGTCAATTATCAGAAAAGGCTGATACATACAGCTATGGAATTGTAGTTCTAGAAATCATAAGTGGTCGAAAGAGTACTAATGTGaatgttgttgatgatgatattgaggATGATTACCTTCTTCGACAA TCATGGACATTGTATGAGAGTGGCAAGCACTTGGAGTTAGTGGACAAAACCTTAAACCCTAATAAGTATGATccagaagaagtgaagaaagtGATAGGCATTGCTTTGTTGTGCACTCAAGCATCGCCTGCAATGCGGCCAGCCATGTCTGAAGTAGTAGTCCAACTCAGTAGCAATGACTTACTTGAGCATATGAGACCTTCGATGCCTATCTTTTTTGAGTCAAATTTAAGGGCCCCTTAA
- the CRK34 gene encoding cysteine-rich receptor-like protein kinase 2 isoform X1, whose amino-acid sequence MFENHKNMVQLKVVASTLLVLWSWWSFEGAVGDPQLFLLKWECSVVAVHDLLNFNQNLNASLVDLRAQVSNQRKHFATAQSTSGADPVHAMFQCRNYLSITDCTTCFATAATRIHNCSTGNGAHVVYDGCILRYENNEFLDHSLSSTLHTLCGNETADESTAFGTVGRQALMDLQIATPKIGGYFAATKTQVAGGAIYAFAQCVETLTQETCSDCLSIAQSGIQDCLPKTNGRGVNPPVCFMRYSEKPFFADNQTIDISLFLKQGGGGSIKKWLVIGGGVSSALLVLILISLFRWHRRSQSPTKVPRTGTIMGASKLKGATKFKYSDLKAATKNFSEKNKLGEGGFGAVYKGTMKNGKVVAVKKLISGNSSNIDDEFESEVTLISNVHHRNLVRLLGCCNKGQERILVYEYMANASLDKFLFGKRKGSLNWKQRYDIILGTARGLNYLHEEFHVSIIHRDIKSENILLDEQLQPKVSDFGLVKLLPEDQSHLTTRFAGTLGYTAPEYALHGQLSEKADIYSYGIVVLEIISGQKSIDSKVIVVDDGEDEYLLRQAWKLYVRGMHLELVDKSLDPNSYDAEEVKKIIGIALMCTQSSAAMRPSMSEVVVLLSGNHLLEHMRPSMPLFIQLTNLRPHRDISASTGSSTTNATISNSIVPTQ is encoded by the exons ATGTTTGAGAATCACAAGAATATGGTGCAACTCAAGGTCGTAGCCTCAACCTTGTTGGTGTTGTGGTCATGGTGGAGCTTTGAGGGTGCAGTTGGAGACCCTCAACTCTTTTTACTCAAATGGGAGTGCAGCGTAGTCGCAGTACACGACTTGCTCAACTTCAACCAAAATCTAAACGCAAGTTTGGTCGACCTTAGAGCACAAGTGAGCAACCAAAGAAAACACTTTGCCACGGCTCAATCAACCAGCGGAGCAGACCCAGTCCATGCCATGTTCCAATGCAGGAACTACCTCTCCATCACTGACTGCACCACCTGCTTTGCCACCGCTGCCACCAGAATTCACAACTGCTCCACTGGAAACGGTGCCCATGTCGTGTATGACGGCTGCATCCTCAG GTACGAGAACAATGAATTCTTGGATCACAGTCTCAGTTCTACCCTCCACACACTTTGCGGAAATGAGACAGCAGATGAAAGCACTGCTTTTGGTACAGTTGGACGGCAAGCTCTGATGGATCTACAAATAGCAACACCAAAAATTGGTGGCTACTTTGCAGCTACCAAGACACAAGTGGCTGGTGGTGCGATCTATGCCTTTGCTCAATGTGTTGAAACTCTCACGCAAGAAACCTGTTCGGACTGTTTGTCAATTGCACAGAGTGGCATACAAGATTGTCTTCCAAAGACAAATGGTCGGGGAGTCAATCCTCCAGTGTGCTTTATGAGATACTCGGAGAAACCTTTCTTTGCAGATAACCAAACCATTGATATCAGTCTCTTCTTAAAACAAG GAGGAGGAGGTTCAATCAAGAAGTGGCTTGTTATTGGTGGTGGTGTTTCAAGTGCACTCCTTGTTCTGATCCTTATTTCATTATTTCGGTGGCATAGAAGATCCCAAAGTCCCACTAAAGTTCCTAGAA CAGGTACCATAATGGGAGCGTCCAAGTTGAAAGGGGCAACCAAGTTCAAGTATAGTGACTTGAAAGCTGCAACAAAAAATtttagtgagaaaaataaaCTTGGAGAAGGAGGCTTTGGTGCTGTATACAAG GGAACTATGAAAAACGGGAAAGTTGTTGCagtcaaaaaattaatttcaggaAATTCCAGCAACATAGATGATGAATTTGAAAGTGAAGTAACGCTTATAAGTAATGTTCATCATAGAAATCTTGTTCGGCTTCTTGGTTGTTGCAATAAAGGCCAAGAAAGAATCCTTGTTTACGAATACATGGCAAACGCCAGCCTAGACAAATTCTTATTTG gaaaaagaaaaggctcCCTCAACTGGAAACAACGGTATGATATAATTTTGGGCACAGCAAGGGGATTGAATTATCTACATGAGGAATTTCATGTTTCTATCATACATAGAGATATTAAGAGTGAAAATATCTTATTGGATGAACAACTTCAACCCAAAGTTTCTGATTTTGGGCTGGTGAAGCTCCTACCAGAAGACCAATCTCATCTTACCACAAGATTTGCTGGGACAtt GGGATACACAGCACCTGAGTATGCACTCCATGGTCAATTATCAGAAAAGGCTGATATATACAGCTATGGAATTGTAGTCCTTGAGATTATAAGTGGTCAAAAGAGTATTGATTCCAAGGTCATTGTTGTTGATGATGGTGAGGATGAATACCTTCTTCGACAA GCTTGGAAGTTATATGTGAGAGGCATGCACTTGGAGTTAGTGGACAAAAGCTTAGACCCTAATAGTTATGATgcagaagaagtgaagaaaatCATAGGCATTGCTTTGATGTGCACTCAATCATCAGCTGCAATGAGGCCATCCATGTCTGAAGTAGTAGTCCTACTCAGTGGCAATCACTTACTTGAGCATATGAGACCTTCTATGCCTCTCTTTATTCAGTTGACGAATTTAAGGCCCCACAGAGATATCTCTGCTTCAACTGGTTCCTCTACGACTAATGCTACTATCTCAAATTCTATAGTACCCACCCAATGA
- the CRK35 gene encoding cold-responsive protein kinase 1 isoform X3, with protein sequence MQRFNAGTTFPTLTAPPALTRLLPISATAPPEILLILFMTAVSSECLWLFRYLNSVFLDNSIIFSSHTFCGNQTADESTAFGTVGLQVLMDLQIATPKISGYFAATKTHVAGGAIYAFAQCAETLTPDTCLNCLSNQLSNIQGCLPNTNGRAIDPSGCFMRYSETPYFADNQTTDISLFLKQGPGGSMRKWVTIGGGLAGALLVVILLSLFFWYRRSQSPKRVPRAYTLGATELKAVTKYKYSDLKAATKNFSEKNKLGEGGFGAVYKGTMKNGKDVAVKKLLSGKSSKIDDEFESEVTLISNVHHKNLVRLLGCCSKGQERILVYEYMANNSLDKFLFGKRKGSLNWRQRYDIILGTARGLAYLHEEFHVSVIHRDIKSGNILLDEELQPKIADFGLAKLLPGDQSHLSTRFAGTLGYTAPEYALHGQLSEKADTYSYGIVVLEIISGRKSTNVNVVDDDIEDDYLLRQSWTLYESGKHLELVDKTLNPNKYDPEEVKKVIGIALLCTQASPAMRPAMSEVVVQLSSNDLLEHMRPSMPIFFESNLRAP encoded by the exons ATGCAACGTTTCAATGCAGGAACTACCTTTCCAACACTGACTGCACCACCTGCTTTGACGCGGCTGCTGCCAATATCCGCAACTGCTCCACCGGAAATACTGCTCATCTTGTTTATGACGGCTGTATCCTCAG AATGTCTTTGGCTGTTCAGGTACTTGAACAGTGTGTTCTTGGACAACAGTATCATTTTTAGCAGCCACACATTTTGTGGAAATCAGACTGCAGATGAAAGCACTGCTTTTGGAACAGTTGGACTACAAGTGCTGATGGATCTACAAATAGCAACACCCAAAATTAGTGGCTACTTTGCAGCTACCAAGACACATGTAGCAGGCGGTGCAATCTATGCTTTTGCACAATGTGCTGAAACTCTCACACCCGACACTTGTTTGAATTGTTTGTCAAATCAACTGAGCAACATACAAGGTTGTCTTCCCAATACAAATGGTAGGGCAATTGACCCTTCTGGATGCTTTATGAGATACTCGGAGACACCCTACTTTGCTGATAACCAAACCACTGATATCAGTCTCTTCTTAAAACAAG GACCAGGAGGTTCAATGAGGAAGTGGGTCACTATTGGTGGTGGTCTTGCAGGTGCACTCCTTGTTGTGATCCttctatcattatttttttggtatagaAGATCTCAAAGTCCAAAGAGAGTTCCTAGAG CTTACACATTGGGAGCAACTGAGTTGAAAGCTGTAACAAAGTACAAGTATAGTGACTTGAAAGCTGCAACAAAAAATTTTAGTGAGAAAAATAAGCTAGGAGAAGGAGGCTTTGGTGCTGTATACAAG GGGACAATGAAAAATGGGAAAGATGTTGCAGTAAAAAAGTTACTTTCAGGAAAATCCAGCAAGATCGATGATGAATTTGAGAGTGAAGTAACGCTTATAAGTaatgttcatcacaaaaatcTGGTTCGACTTCTTGGTTGTTGTAGTAAAGGCCAAGAAAGAATTCTTGTTTACGAATACATGGCAAACAACAGCCTTGACAAATTCTTATTTG GTAAAAGAAAAGGTTCACTCAACTGGAGACAACGGTATGATATAATTTTGGGCACGGCTAGGGGATTGGCCTATCTACATGAGGAATTTCATGTTTCTGTCATACATAGAGATATCAAGAGTGGAAATATTCTCTTGGATGAAGAACTTCAGCCTAAAATTGCTGATTTTGGATTGGCGAAGCTGCTTCCAGGGGACCAATCTCATCTTAGCACAAGATTTGCTGGGACATT GGGATACACAGCACCTGAGTATGCACTCCATGGTCAATTATCAGAAAAGGCTGATACATACAGCTATGGAATTGTAGTTCTAGAAATCATAAGTGGTCGAAAGAGTACTAATGTGaatgttgttgatgatgatattgaggATGATTACCTTCTTCGACAA TCATGGACATTGTATGAGAGTGGCAAGCACTTGGAGTTAGTGGACAAAACCTTAAACCCTAATAAGTATGATccagaagaagtgaagaaagtGATAGGCATTGCTTTGTTGTGCACTCAAGCATCGCCTGCAATGCGGCCAGCCATGTCTGAAGTAGTAGTCCAACTCAGTAGCAATGACTTACTTGAGCATATGAGACCTTCGATGCCTATCTTTTTTGAGTCAAATTTAAGGGCCCCTTAA
- the CRK34 gene encoding cysteine-rich receptor-like protein kinase 2 isoform X2 yields the protein MFENHKNMVQLKVVASTLLVLWSWWSFEGAVGDPQLFLLKWECSVVAVHDLLNFNQNLNASLVDLRAQVSNQRKHFATAQSTSGADPVHAMFQCRNYLSITDCTTCFATAATRIHNCSTGNGAHVVYDGCILRYENNEFLDHSLSSTLHTLCGNETADESTAFGTVGRQALMDLQIATPKIGGYFAATKTQVAGGAIYAFAQCVETLTQETCSDCLSIAQSGIQDCLPKTNGRGVNPPVCFMRYSEKPFFADNQTIDISLFLKQGGGGSIKKWLVIGGGVSSALLVLILISLFRWHRRSQSPTKVPRSTIMGASKLKGATKFKYSDLKAATKNFSEKNKLGEGGFGAVYKGTMKNGKVVAVKKLISGNSSNIDDEFESEVTLISNVHHRNLVRLLGCCNKGQERILVYEYMANASLDKFLFGKRKGSLNWKQRYDIILGTARGLNYLHEEFHVSIIHRDIKSENILLDEQLQPKVSDFGLVKLLPEDQSHLTTRFAGTLGYTAPEYALHGQLSEKADIYSYGIVVLEIISGQKSIDSKVIVVDDGEDEYLLRQAWKLYVRGMHLELVDKSLDPNSYDAEEVKKIIGIALMCTQSSAAMRPSMSEVVVLLSGNHLLEHMRPSMPLFIQLTNLRPHRDISASTGSSTTNATISNSIVPTQ from the exons ATGTTTGAGAATCACAAGAATATGGTGCAACTCAAGGTCGTAGCCTCAACCTTGTTGGTGTTGTGGTCATGGTGGAGCTTTGAGGGTGCAGTTGGAGACCCTCAACTCTTTTTACTCAAATGGGAGTGCAGCGTAGTCGCAGTACACGACTTGCTCAACTTCAACCAAAATCTAAACGCAAGTTTGGTCGACCTTAGAGCACAAGTGAGCAACCAAAGAAAACACTTTGCCACGGCTCAATCAACCAGCGGAGCAGACCCAGTCCATGCCATGTTCCAATGCAGGAACTACCTCTCCATCACTGACTGCACCACCTGCTTTGCCACCGCTGCCACCAGAATTCACAACTGCTCCACTGGAAACGGTGCCCATGTCGTGTATGACGGCTGCATCCTCAG GTACGAGAACAATGAATTCTTGGATCACAGTCTCAGTTCTACCCTCCACACACTTTGCGGAAATGAGACAGCAGATGAAAGCACTGCTTTTGGTACAGTTGGACGGCAAGCTCTGATGGATCTACAAATAGCAACACCAAAAATTGGTGGCTACTTTGCAGCTACCAAGACACAAGTGGCTGGTGGTGCGATCTATGCCTTTGCTCAATGTGTTGAAACTCTCACGCAAGAAACCTGTTCGGACTGTTTGTCAATTGCACAGAGTGGCATACAAGATTGTCTTCCAAAGACAAATGGTCGGGGAGTCAATCCTCCAGTGTGCTTTATGAGATACTCGGAGAAACCTTTCTTTGCAGATAACCAAACCATTGATATCAGTCTCTTCTTAAAACAAG GAGGAGGAGGTTCAATCAAGAAGTGGCTTGTTATTGGTGGTGGTGTTTCAAGTGCACTCCTTGTTCTGATCCTTATTTCATTATTTCGGTGGCATAGAAGATCCCAAAGTCCCACTAAAGTTCCTAGAA GTACCATAATGGGAGCGTCCAAGTTGAAAGGGGCAACCAAGTTCAAGTATAGTGACTTGAAAGCTGCAACAAAAAATtttagtgagaaaaataaaCTTGGAGAAGGAGGCTTTGGTGCTGTATACAAG GGAACTATGAAAAACGGGAAAGTTGTTGCagtcaaaaaattaatttcaggaAATTCCAGCAACATAGATGATGAATTTGAAAGTGAAGTAACGCTTATAAGTAATGTTCATCATAGAAATCTTGTTCGGCTTCTTGGTTGTTGCAATAAAGGCCAAGAAAGAATCCTTGTTTACGAATACATGGCAAACGCCAGCCTAGACAAATTCTTATTTG gaaaaagaaaaggctcCCTCAACTGGAAACAACGGTATGATATAATTTTGGGCACAGCAAGGGGATTGAATTATCTACATGAGGAATTTCATGTTTCTATCATACATAGAGATATTAAGAGTGAAAATATCTTATTGGATGAACAACTTCAACCCAAAGTTTCTGATTTTGGGCTGGTGAAGCTCCTACCAGAAGACCAATCTCATCTTACCACAAGATTTGCTGGGACAtt GGGATACACAGCACCTGAGTATGCACTCCATGGTCAATTATCAGAAAAGGCTGATATATACAGCTATGGAATTGTAGTCCTTGAGATTATAAGTGGTCAAAAGAGTATTGATTCCAAGGTCATTGTTGTTGATGATGGTGAGGATGAATACCTTCTTCGACAA GCTTGGAAGTTATATGTGAGAGGCATGCACTTGGAGTTAGTGGACAAAAGCTTAGACCCTAATAGTTATGATgcagaagaagtgaagaaaatCATAGGCATTGCTTTGATGTGCACTCAATCATCAGCTGCAATGAGGCCATCCATGTCTGAAGTAGTAGTCCTACTCAGTGGCAATCACTTACTTGAGCATATGAGACCTTCTATGCCTCTCTTTATTCAGTTGACGAATTTAAGGCCCCACAGAGATATCTCTGCTTCAACTGGTTCCTCTACGACTAATGCTACTATCTCAAATTCTATAGTACCCACCCAATGA
- the LOC106795095 gene encoding secreted RxLR effector protein 161-like, which produces MVTEDDPVTYEEAVKSKTWRDAMKKEMEAIEKNKTWELTNLRTVKNPIVPGTKLSINDARTKVDATQFKQVVGSLMYLTATRPDLTYEVSLISRSRFMANPTKTHWFAAKRILRYLKGTTELGIYCKKEESTNVVAYTDSDFAGDIDDRKSTSDFVFLLGNEAASW; this is translated from the exons ATGGTGACAGAAGATGATCCTGTGACTTATGAAGAAGCTGTCAAGAGTAAGACATGGAGGGATGCAATGAAAAAGGAGATGGAAGCCATCGAGAAGAACAAAACTTGGGAACTAACAAATTTGCGAACAG taaaaaatCCAATTGTGCCAGGAACAAAGCTATCAATAAATGATGCAAGAACTAAGGTGGATGCCACACAATTCAAACAAGTAGTTGGAAGCTTAATGTATTTGACTGCAACTAGGCCGGATTTAACGTATGAAGTCAGCCTGATTAGCAGATCTAGATTTATGGCCAATCCTACAAAGACACACTGGTTTGCAGCCAAACGGATACTAAGATACTTGAAAGGAACAACAGAGCTTGGTATATACTGCAAGAAAGAGGAGAGCACTAATGTAGTAGCATATACAGATAGTGACTTTGCTGGAGACATTGATGATAGGAAGAGTACCTCAGATTTTGTGTTTCTCTTAGGGAATGAAGCAGCATCATGGTAA
- the CRK35 gene encoding cysteine-rich receptor-like protein kinase 2 isoform X1, translated as MQLKLVALTLSIFWPWWSFEGAVGDPQLFFLTFECSTVSARDLSNLHQNRNASFAALRSQVSNQSKHFAAAQSTSGSDPVYATFQCRNYLSNTDCTTCFDAAAANIRNCSTGNTAHLVYDGCILRYLNSVFLDNSIIFSSHTFCGNQTADESTAFGTVGLQVLMDLQIATPKISGYFAATKTHVAGGAIYAFAQCAETLTPDTCLNCLSNQLSNIQGCLPNTNGRAIDPSGCFMRYSETPYFADNQTTDISLFLKQGPGGSMRKWVTIGGGLAGALLVVILLSLFFWYRRSQSPKRVPRAAYTLGATELKAVTKYKYSDLKAATKNFSEKNKLGEGGFGAVYKGTMKNGKDVAVKKLLSGKSSKIDDEFESEVTLISNVHHKNLVRLLGCCSKGQERILVYEYMANNSLDKFLFGKRKGSLNWRQRYDIILGTARGLAYLHEEFHVSVIHRDIKSGNILLDEELQPKIADFGLAKLLPGDQSHLSTRFAGTLGYTAPEYALHGQLSEKADTYSYGIVVLEIISGRKSTNVNVVDDDIEDDYLLRQSWTLYESGKHLELVDKTLNPNKYDPEEVKKVIGIALLCTQASPAMRPAMSEVVVQLSSNDLLEHMRPSMPIFFESNLRAP; from the exons ATGCAACTAAAGCTCGTAGCCTTAACCTTGTCGATATTTTGGCCATGGTGGAGCTTTGAGGGTGCTGTAGGAGACCCTCAACTCTTTTTCCTCACATTTGAATGCAGCACAGTCTCGGCACGCGACTTGTCCAACTTGCATCAAAATCGAAACGCAAGTTTCGCTGCCCTGAGATCGCAGGTTAGCAACCAAAGCAAGCACTTTGCCGCGGCTCAATCAACCAGTGGATCAGACCCTGTCTATGCAACGTTTCAATGCAGGAACTACCTTTCCAACACTGACTGCACCACCTGCTTTGACGCGGCTGCTGCCAATATCCGCAACTGCTCCACCGGAAATACTGCTCATCTTGTTTATGACGGCTGTATCCTCAG GTACTTGAACAGTGTGTTCTTGGACAACAGTATCATTTTTAGCAGCCACACATTTTGTGGAAATCAGACTGCAGATGAAAGCACTGCTTTTGGAACAGTTGGACTACAAGTGCTGATGGATCTACAAATAGCAACACCCAAAATTAGTGGCTACTTTGCAGCTACCAAGACACATGTAGCAGGCGGTGCAATCTATGCTTTTGCACAATGTGCTGAAACTCTCACACCCGACACTTGTTTGAATTGTTTGTCAAATCAACTGAGCAACATACAAGGTTGTCTTCCCAATACAAATGGTAGGGCAATTGACCCTTCTGGATGCTTTATGAGATACTCGGAGACACCCTACTTTGCTGATAACCAAACCACTGATATCAGTCTCTTCTTAAAACAAG GACCAGGAGGTTCAATGAGGAAGTGGGTCACTATTGGTGGTGGTCTTGCAGGTGCACTCCTTGTTGTGATCCttctatcattatttttttggtatagaAGATCTCAAAGTCCAAAGAGAGTTCCTAGAG CAGCTTACACATTGGGAGCAACTGAGTTGAAAGCTGTAACAAAGTACAAGTATAGTGACTTGAAAGCTGCAACAAAAAATTTTAGTGAGAAAAATAAGCTAGGAGAAGGAGGCTTTGGTGCTGTATACAAG GGGACAATGAAAAATGGGAAAGATGTTGCAGTAAAAAAGTTACTTTCAGGAAAATCCAGCAAGATCGATGATGAATTTGAGAGTGAAGTAACGCTTATAAGTaatgttcatcacaaaaatcTGGTTCGACTTCTTGGTTGTTGTAGTAAAGGCCAAGAAAGAATTCTTGTTTACGAATACATGGCAAACAACAGCCTTGACAAATTCTTATTTG GTAAAAGAAAAGGTTCACTCAACTGGAGACAACGGTATGATATAATTTTGGGCACGGCTAGGGGATTGGCCTATCTACATGAGGAATTTCATGTTTCTGTCATACATAGAGATATCAAGAGTGGAAATATTCTCTTGGATGAAGAACTTCAGCCTAAAATTGCTGATTTTGGATTGGCGAAGCTGCTTCCAGGGGACCAATCTCATCTTAGCACAAGATTTGCTGGGACATT GGGATACACAGCACCTGAGTATGCACTCCATGGTCAATTATCAGAAAAGGCTGATACATACAGCTATGGAATTGTAGTTCTAGAAATCATAAGTGGTCGAAAGAGTACTAATGTGaatgttgttgatgatgatattgaggATGATTACCTTCTTCGACAA TCATGGACATTGTATGAGAGTGGCAAGCACTTGGAGTTAGTGGACAAAACCTTAAACCCTAATAAGTATGATccagaagaagtgaagaaagtGATAGGCATTGCTTTGTTGTGCACTCAAGCATCGCCTGCAATGCGGCCAGCCATGTCTGAAGTAGTAGTCCAACTCAGTAGCAATGACTTACTTGAGCATATGAGACCTTCGATGCCTATCTTTTTTGAGTCAAATTTAAGGGCCCCTTAA